A genomic region of Hyalangium minutum contains the following coding sequences:
- a CDS encoding TonB family protein, which yields MAKRGAWQVGLALGLALVALPAWGARKGPADAGTPDAGVPTEVGVSRTDAGFAVETGGAEDAGVAQPVFLAPTLRADSPATYPPQLVAERVTGSVRLELLVDEAGEVESATLVAGVHPLLDDAALHAATGLRFNPATLDGQPVPVRIGFEYRFEAPSEVAESTDGGTAPAPRPVTLKGLVREKGNRRPLPGAVLLSDAAPDMPVETDAEGRFEARWPSSAQRVRVTSPGHKPSTFIENLRPSETLEVVYGLEPLVINPYETVVRGDRERTEVSRVTLHEAELREVPGTMGDPFRVVMLLPGVGSMVSGVAYPVVRGSQPSSTGYYLDGIRVPILFHLFLGPAVLHPDFIDTIDFYPGTPPPKYGRLMGGAIDGRLSRPKEDRVHGSAYADLINAGVFVEYPFKSTGTNVSIAGRYSYTPWIIALAANAFQEPPPPGRKNDKIVLDFWDYQARVEQDLSGGKLRLFAFGSSDTFGTRAQDAFGSTTLQTILFHRVDLRDRRPLGRGELETGVTWGVDRLSVVSNSQSDDDEFRIEQGTLAVRAGYETPLTERLALRGGADLDRRLAQITLRTTEDPLDDEDVDLNLPRAVGVFTGAWAELLWQPSERWTVVPGLRLDNYHLSGGFNHVAIEPRLTARYTLREDLTLKAGAGLFHQAPTTLISIPVVDVAGLEQGLQEALQFSVGAEWKAPRNFDVGVDFYINPMLRTVELTPFADETLGDGDDDGDVGSDLPDFSSHGMAYGMEVLIRRPLGGNWFGWLSYSLQRSTRYTRFVRYNDYGEDIGKDAKNLPFVFDQTHILNLVVSYKFANNITLGGVLHFNTGRPEAGLGGQTQREGIQCIPEGPNNCREVPGWVPVDRDQVSRLPAFFRFDVRLAKAWAFETFALEAYLDMLNVTISKEVVGYDYISGGFPGASLEKKPIGIPVVLPIMGLKGRY from the coding sequence ATGGCGAAGAGGGGAGCCTGGCAGGTAGGGCTGGCGCTGGGCCTGGCACTGGTGGCGCTGCCGGCGTGGGGCGCCCGGAAGGGGCCAGCCGACGCGGGGACCCCGGATGCGGGCGTGCCCACGGAGGTGGGTGTCTCCCGGACGGACGCTGGCTTTGCCGTGGAGACGGGGGGCGCGGAGGATGCGGGGGTGGCGCAGCCAGTCTTCCTGGCGCCCACGCTGCGGGCGGACTCACCGGCCACCTATCCGCCGCAGCTTGTCGCGGAGCGGGTGACGGGCTCGGTGCGCCTGGAACTCTTGGTGGACGAGGCGGGCGAGGTGGAGAGCGCCACGCTGGTGGCGGGGGTGCACCCGCTGCTGGATGACGCCGCGCTGCACGCCGCCACGGGCCTGCGCTTCAACCCGGCCACACTGGATGGCCAGCCGGTGCCCGTGCGGATTGGCTTCGAGTACCGCTTCGAGGCGCCGTCCGAGGTCGCCGAGAGCACCGATGGAGGCACGGCGCCAGCGCCCCGTCCCGTGACGCTGAAGGGCTTGGTGCGGGAGAAGGGCAACCGCCGGCCCTTGCCGGGAGCGGTGCTGCTGTCGGACGCCGCGCCGGACATGCCGGTGGAGACGGACGCGGAGGGGCGCTTCGAGGCCCGGTGGCCCTCATCCGCGCAGCGGGTGCGGGTGACTTCGCCGGGGCACAAGCCGAGCACCTTCATCGAGAACCTCCGCCCCAGCGAGACGCTCGAGGTGGTGTACGGGCTGGAGCCGCTGGTCATCAACCCGTACGAGACGGTGGTGCGCGGAGACCGCGAGCGCACGGAGGTGTCGCGCGTCACGCTGCACGAGGCGGAGCTGCGCGAGGTGCCTGGCACCATGGGCGATCCGTTCCGCGTGGTGATGCTGCTGCCTGGGGTGGGCAGCATGGTGTCCGGGGTGGCGTACCCAGTGGTGCGCGGCAGCCAGCCGTCCTCCACGGGCTACTACCTGGATGGCATCCGCGTGCCCATCCTCTTCCATCTCTTCCTGGGGCCGGCGGTGCTCCACCCGGACTTCATCGACACGATCGACTTCTACCCGGGCACGCCGCCGCCCAAGTACGGGCGGCTGATGGGCGGGGCCATCGACGGCCGGCTGAGCCGCCCGAAGGAGGACCGGGTGCACGGCAGCGCCTACGCGGACCTCATCAACGCGGGCGTCTTCGTCGAGTACCCGTTCAAGTCCACGGGCACCAACGTCTCCATCGCGGGGCGCTACTCCTATACGCCGTGGATCATCGCGCTGGCGGCCAACGCGTTCCAGGAGCCGCCGCCGCCGGGACGGAAGAACGACAAGATCGTCCTGGACTTCTGGGACTACCAGGCGCGCGTGGAGCAGGACCTGAGCGGCGGCAAGCTGCGCCTGTTCGCGTTCGGCTCCTCGGACACGTTTGGGACGAGGGCGCAGGACGCGTTCGGCTCCACCACGCTGCAGACCATCCTCTTCCACCGGGTGGATCTCCGGGACCGTCGGCCGCTGGGGCGTGGCGAGTTGGAGACGGGGGTGACGTGGGGCGTGGACCGGCTGTCGGTGGTCAGCAACAGCCAGAGCGACGACGACGAGTTCCGCATCGAGCAGGGAACCCTGGCGGTGCGCGCGGGCTACGAGACGCCGCTCACCGAGAGGCTGGCCTTGCGCGGGGGAGCGGACCTGGACCGCCGGCTTGCCCAGATCACGCTCCGCACCACGGAGGATCCGCTCGACGACGAGGATGTGGACCTCAATCTGCCGCGGGCCGTGGGTGTCTTCACGGGGGCGTGGGCCGAGCTGCTGTGGCAGCCCTCCGAGCGGTGGACCGTGGTGCCCGGCCTGCGCCTGGACAACTACCACCTGTCCGGGGGCTTCAACCACGTGGCCATCGAGCCGCGGCTCACCGCGCGCTACACGCTGCGCGAGGACCTGACGCTGAAGGCTGGCGCGGGGCTCTTCCACCAGGCACCCACCACGCTCATCAGCATCCCGGTGGTGGACGTCGCGGGGCTCGAACAGGGGCTGCAAGAGGCGCTGCAGTTCTCGGTGGGCGCGGAGTGGAAGGCCCCGAGAAACTTCGACGTCGGGGTGGACTTCTACATCAACCCCATGCTGCGCACGGTGGAGCTGACGCCGTTCGCGGACGAGACGCTCGGCGATGGCGATGACGATGGGGACGTAGGCTCGGACCTGCCCGATTTTTCCAGCCACGGCATGGCCTACGGCATGGAGGTGCTGATCCGCCGCCCGCTGGGAGGCAACTGGTTCGGCTGGCTCTCGTACTCGCTGCAGCGCAGCACGCGCTATACGCGCTTCGTGCGCTACAACGACTACGGCGAGGACATCGGTAAAGACGCGAAGAACCTGCCCTTCGTGTTCGACCAGACGCACATCCTGAACCTGGTCGTCAGCTACAAGTTCGCCAACAACATCACGCTGGGCGGAGTGCTGCACTTCAACACCGGTCGTCCCGAGGCGGGGCTGGGAGGCCAGACCCAGCGCGAGGGCATCCAGTGCATTCCGGAAGGCCCCAACAACTGCAGAGAGGTGCCTGGCTGGGTTCCCGTGGACCGCGACCAGGTCAGCCGGCTCCCCGCCTTCTTCCGCTTCGACGTGCGGCTGGCGAAGGCGTGGGCCTTCGAGACGTTCGCGCTCGAGGCGTACCTCGACATGCTGAACGTGACGATCAGCAAGGAGGTGGTGGGCTACGACTACATCAGCGGGGGATTCCCTGGCGCGTCACTGGAGAAGAAGCCCATCGGGATACCCGTGGTGTTGCCCATCATGGGGCTGAAGGGCCGCTACTGA
- a CDS encoding response regulator: MAVEQLLVVEDDPAWRVSLRETARAEGCLVEVARDGEEALSYLSDRACPRPNLVVMDLMMPRVDGWELYGRMRADEELRHIPVLMMSVANQQVNLGGVVGFLRKTVPQDVMLGELRERLRRFDVLPPPVGTSQPYALRFTEESALALDTLPGPLRQLLRQRLYRAAELAGGELPLMSTWLMALPGTPPSLLVTSEGVRVVLEVDDGARQLIASVVIIPPHLPRS, from the coding sequence ATGGCTGTCGAGCAGCTGCTCGTCGTAGAGGATGATCCGGCTTGGCGGGTGTCTCTGAGAGAGACGGCCCGCGCGGAAGGCTGCCTCGTGGAGGTGGCCCGGGACGGTGAGGAAGCGCTCTCGTACCTGAGCGACCGCGCGTGCCCCCGGCCCAACCTCGTGGTGATGGACCTCATGATGCCGCGGGTGGATGGATGGGAGCTCTATGGGCGGATGCGCGCCGATGAGGAGCTGCGCCACATCCCCGTGCTGATGATGTCGGTGGCGAACCAGCAGGTGAATCTGGGCGGCGTGGTGGGCTTCCTGCGCAAGACCGTGCCGCAGGACGTGATGCTCGGGGAGCTGCGCGAGCGCCTGCGCCGCTTCGATGTCCTGCCGCCCCCGGTCGGGACTTCGCAGCCCTACGCCTTGCGGTTCACCGAGGAGTCCGCGCTCGCGCTGGACACGCTGCCCGGGCCCCTGCGCCAGTTGCTGCGCCAGCGCCTGTACCGCGCCGCGGAGCTGGCCGGGGGCGAGCTGCCACTGATGTCCACGTGGCTGATGGCGCTGCCCGGCACCCCGCCCTCGCTGCTGGTGACGTCGGAGGGTGTCCGCGTGGTGCTGGAGGTGGATGACGGAGCGCGCCAGCTCATCGCCTCCGTGGTCATCATCCCGCCGCACCTGCCGCGCTCCTGA
- a CDS encoding serine/threonine protein kinase, which yields MPSMSLKPTGPEVLLRSGRTSYEFVRWLGWAHHGELVLACRRFDEAFSGFSVIKRPVAPVSEEARRRLLDEGRVASQLHHPNILAALQLKGPEDVPHLVMEHVTGMRLSALLEAAQRAQQPLSEASTCHVVAEVADALHHAHSLVDEHGRALGIVHRDVSPHNILLGEHGEVKLLDFGAAWSRLSGRVSSEGPTVQGSLAYAAPEHAQHLALDARADQFSLGIILLQLLTGRHLFEGAERFDARLRRARAPESDATRKCAQDLAQRIRSYSQEDLEAATRAVPEALRSTVLRALAPERAARFASCGHLAKALREYLRDTGQYVGRHEVLTELVALRYVSLRVEAGETPDDAVRERSLPDPGLRSAPRLLAHLRAARFRGPPRRR from the coding sequence ATGCCGTCCATGTCCCTGAAGCCGACCGGACCCGAGGTGCTACTGAGGTCCGGACGCACCTCTTATGAGTTCGTCCGTTGGCTGGGGTGGGCCCACCATGGGGAGCTGGTGCTGGCCTGCCGCCGGTTCGACGAGGCCTTCAGCGGCTTCAGCGTCATCAAGCGCCCCGTGGCTCCCGTGTCCGAAGAGGCGCGGCGGCGGCTGCTGGACGAGGGCCGGGTGGCCTCGCAGCTTCACCACCCCAACATCCTCGCGGCGCTGCAGCTCAAGGGGCCGGAGGATGTGCCCCACCTGGTGATGGAGCACGTGACGGGGATGCGGCTGAGCGCACTGTTGGAGGCGGCTCAGCGGGCGCAGCAGCCGCTCTCGGAGGCCTCCACCTGCCACGTGGTGGCCGAGGTGGCGGACGCGCTGCACCACGCGCACTCGCTGGTGGACGAGCACGGCCGTGCGCTGGGCATCGTCCACCGCGACGTGTCCCCCCACAACATCCTGCTGGGCGAGCATGGCGAGGTGAAGCTGCTGGACTTCGGCGCGGCCTGGTCCCGGCTGTCCGGGCGCGTGAGCAGCGAGGGCCCCACCGTGCAGGGCAGCCTCGCGTATGCCGCCCCGGAGCATGCCCAGCACCTGGCGCTGGACGCGCGGGCGGACCAGTTCTCCCTGGGCATCATCCTCCTGCAGCTGCTCACCGGCCGGCACCTCTTCGAGGGCGCCGAGCGCTTCGACGCCCGCCTGCGCCGCGCCCGGGCTCCGGAGAGCGACGCCACGCGGAAGTGTGCTCAGGACCTGGCCCAGCGCATCCGCAGCTACTCCCAAGAGGATTTGGAGGCCGCCACGCGCGCCGTCCCCGAGGCCCTGCGCTCCACCGTCCTGCGGGCCCTGGCGCCGGAGCGCGCGGCGCGGTTCGCCTCGTGCGGCCACCTCGCCAAGGCGCTGCGGGAGTACCTTCGGGACACCGGGCAGTATGTGGGCCGGCACGAGGTGCTCACGGAGCTGGTGGCGCTGAGGTATGTGTCCCTGCGTGTCGAGGCGGGGGAGACGCCCGACGACGCGGTGCGCGAGCGCTCCCTGCCGGATCCAGGCCTCCGCTCGGCGCCCCGGCTCCTGGCCCATCTCCGAGCCGCGCGCTTCCGGGGCCCCCCCCGCCGCCGCTGA
- a CDS encoding bpX6 domain-containing protein produces MSASPLRPRLHLHRGHVVAAAFWFAPSLLGERGVRSRVLAAWTPGTTVFALAGGFLLRLPRPRPVDCETAPGLPLTLEHGVLLSAPLSAVERERLAPPPGSLVLVLAGHAEVFPAEPSRRIDVAAWLDVSGWTPVPVKGLGAPPPPVQVLESVEKPTRSLFQGVPPPDPEAEAMRARMEGREVPQGLQAAKAMGARASLWDRLSAWLRGEKGTPITEAQKTASARAGKASADGTAPSALRRLASWLQRTLGSGGAGATARPALPSGKGSAAQAREAQQEVKPSWLSRMLGRLREASRGRSSPGAPATPPPPRGPGLFSRLSEWLLRNTPLGPMLGQRKAEYVQRLFDMFEQGNLEEALRYAIPLGNEKLSESARIALGLPGPRESLAIQPQRGGGASVFGGGQQIYAALKERYRAAFKKLEREGRIDEAAFVLTELLGAHEEAVSFLEKHGRLKLAAELAEGRGLPPGLVVRQWLLAKDLRRAVAIARRSGAFPDAVLRLERTHPAEARTLRLLWAETLAEAGDYLRATVVVWPLEDARPLARAWLEQGVTVGGVGGARALARLISAFPASFDAARPQALELLEDERQERAAERFAFSEVLASEPRSEPRAALVGPSVRALLRDRAANHTRIDSAFLTRLLRDVGDGTLRADLPAIADPRRRGWADEHDAPLLQARISATEAGPYPIHDAVALSSQRVLLALGEAGVRLVRADGSCAAHFDVPAFSLVPSVHEDRVLALAPRGELQRISRIEPGPRRATHWCDAKVDAFAPSYDGSLWFLAEADTVLAVDALAADGLRALWRVSQVGGAVVALEADAESLRFATWGDDPQMWTYALPGGPTLRSRASRRPGDGLPMVNLDAATGQVVRVDGLMFSPPWTLFIESAAEGHEVKLTGKAGSSRARFLFEGEARVRARFSGSELLLFDSAGRLLRVDLSEGTARRVPIQ; encoded by the coding sequence GTGAGCGCGTCTCCCCTCAGGCCCCGGCTGCACCTCCACCGCGGCCACGTGGTGGCGGCCGCCTTTTGGTTTGCTCCCTCGCTGCTCGGGGAGCGCGGCGTCCGAAGCCGCGTGCTCGCCGCGTGGACGCCGGGCACCACCGTCTTCGCGCTGGCGGGCGGCTTCCTCCTGCGGCTGCCCCGGCCCCGGCCGGTGGACTGTGAGACCGCTCCCGGGCTGCCCCTCACGCTGGAGCATGGCGTGCTGCTGTCCGCGCCACTCTCGGCCGTGGAGCGTGAGCGCTTGGCTCCGCCTCCTGGCTCGCTCGTGCTGGTGCTCGCGGGCCACGCGGAGGTGTTCCCGGCGGAGCCCTCCCGGCGAATCGACGTGGCCGCGTGGCTCGATGTCTCCGGCTGGACCCCTGTTCCCGTGAAGGGGCTCGGAGCGCCTCCGCCTCCCGTGCAGGTGCTGGAGTCCGTCGAGAAGCCCACGCGCAGCCTCTTCCAAGGTGTTCCTCCTCCGGATCCCGAGGCCGAGGCCATGCGGGCGCGCATGGAAGGCCGTGAGGTGCCTCAGGGGCTTCAGGCCGCGAAGGCGATGGGTGCGCGCGCCTCCCTGTGGGACCGGCTGAGTGCGTGGCTGCGAGGCGAGAAGGGCACTCCCATCACCGAGGCCCAGAAGACCGCCAGTGCCCGCGCCGGAAAGGCCTCCGCCGATGGCACCGCTCCCTCAGCCCTGCGTCGGCTCGCGTCCTGGCTCCAGCGCACGCTGGGCTCCGGAGGAGCCGGTGCCACGGCCAGGCCCGCACTGCCCTCGGGGAAGGGCTCGGCCGCCCAGGCCCGTGAGGCCCAGCAAGAGGTGAAGCCCTCGTGGCTGTCGCGCATGCTCGGGCGGCTGAGAGAGGCGAGCAGGGGCCGCTCGTCGCCGGGAGCTCCCGCCACGCCTCCCCCACCACGAGGCCCGGGGCTCTTCTCGCGCCTCTCCGAGTGGCTGCTGCGGAACACCCCCCTGGGCCCGATGCTGGGGCAGCGCAAGGCGGAGTACGTCCAGCGCCTCTTCGACATGTTCGAGCAGGGTAACCTTGAGGAGGCGCTGCGCTACGCCATCCCGCTCGGGAATGAGAAGTTGTCGGAGTCGGCGCGCATCGCCTTGGGACTTCCGGGGCCGCGCGAGAGCCTCGCCATCCAACCCCAGCGCGGCGGAGGCGCGTCCGTCTTCGGCGGGGGCCAGCAGATCTACGCGGCGCTCAAGGAGCGCTACCGCGCGGCCTTCAAGAAGTTGGAGCGCGAGGGCCGCATCGACGAGGCCGCCTTCGTCCTCACCGAGCTGCTGGGCGCGCACGAGGAGGCCGTGTCCTTCCTGGAGAAGCACGGGCGCCTGAAGCTCGCGGCCGAGCTCGCGGAGGGGCGGGGACTGCCACCCGGTCTGGTGGTGCGCCAGTGGCTGCTCGCGAAGGATCTCCGGCGCGCGGTGGCCATCGCCCGGCGCAGCGGGGCCTTCCCGGACGCGGTGCTGCGGCTGGAGCGCACGCACCCCGCCGAGGCGCGCACGCTGCGCCTGCTCTGGGCGGAGACGCTGGCCGAGGCTGGGGACTACCTGCGCGCCACGGTGGTGGTCTGGCCGCTGGAGGACGCCCGTCCCCTGGCGCGCGCCTGGCTGGAGCAGGGCGTCACGGTGGGAGGCGTGGGCGGAGCGCGAGCCCTGGCCCGGCTCATCTCGGCCTTCCCGGCCTCCTTCGACGCGGCACGGCCCCAGGCGCTGGAGCTGCTGGAGGACGAGCGCCAGGAGCGCGCCGCGGAGCGCTTCGCCTTCTCGGAGGTGCTCGCCTCCGAGCCGCGCTCGGAGCCTCGCGCGGCGCTGGTGGGGCCCTCGGTGCGCGCGCTGCTGAGGGACCGGGCCGCGAACCACACGCGCATCGACTCGGCCTTCCTCACGCGCCTGCTGAGGGACGTGGGAGACGGCACGCTGCGAGCGGACCTGCCGGCCATCGCGGATCCCCGGCGCCGCGGCTGGGCCGACGAGCACGACGCGCCCCTGTTGCAGGCGCGGATCTCCGCCACCGAGGCCGGTCCCTATCCCATCCATGACGCGGTGGCGCTGTCGAGCCAGCGCGTGCTGCTGGCGCTGGGCGAGGCGGGGGTGCGGCTGGTGCGCGCGGATGGCAGCTGCGCGGCGCACTTCGACGTGCCCGCCTTCTCGCTGGTACCCTCGGTGCACGAGGACCGGGTGTTGGCGCTGGCGCCTCGGGGAGAGCTCCAGCGCATCTCCCGCATCGAGCCCGGCCCCCGGCGCGCCACGCACTGGTGCGACGCGAAGGTGGATGCCTTTGCCCCCAGCTACGACGGCAGCCTGTGGTTCCTGGCCGAGGCCGACACGGTGCTGGCGGTGGATGCGCTGGCCGCCGACGGCCTGCGCGCGCTCTGGCGCGTGTCCCAAGTGGGCGGCGCGGTGGTGGCGCTCGAGGCGGACGCGGAGTCACTCCGCTTCGCCACCTGGGGAGACGATCCGCAGATGTGGACCTACGCGCTCCCCGGAGGACCCACGCTGCGCTCACGTGCCTCGCGCCGGCCGGGAGACGGCCTGCCGATGGTGAACCTGGACGCGGCTACGGGCCAAGTGGTGAGGGTGGACGGTCTGATGTTCTCGCCGCCGTGGACGCTGTTCATCGAGAGCGCCGCCGAGGGCCACGAGGTGAAGCTCACCGGCAAGGCCGGTTCGTCCCGGGCGCGCTTCCTCTTCGAGGGAGAGGCGCGTGTGCGGGCCCGCTTCTCGGGGAGCGAGCTGCTCCTCTTCGACAGTGCGGGCCGCCTGCTCCGGGTGGACTTGAGTGAGGGCACCGCGCGGCGCGTGCCCATCCAATGA
- a CDS encoding helix-turn-helix domain-containing protein has protein sequence MRKVRVVRSNLKGSTGSSLAERRRARRNKNKVSAVPPAVRRMEKKLASTVGEAARLARMRAGLTQSDVAARIGVAPEVYGRMERGKMLPSVPTLLRMSLALRANPDELMGIAPRHAESAYAEDVPSELDNTPDMRRLVRSLRRLQRPQIKLMNLVAAAIIDH, from the coding sequence ATGCGCAAGGTTCGTGTGGTGAGATCCAACCTGAAAGGTTCCACGGGTTCGTCGCTGGCGGAGCGCAGACGCGCCCGCCGCAACAAGAACAAAGTGTCTGCGGTGCCCCCCGCAGTGCGGCGGATGGAAAAGAAGTTGGCGTCGACGGTCGGCGAGGCGGCGCGGCTGGCGCGGATGCGCGCGGGGCTGACGCAGTCGGACGTCGCCGCCCGCATCGGGGTGGCCCCGGAGGTGTATGGGCGCATGGAGCGAGGGAAGATGCTGCCCAGCGTGCCGACGCTGCTGAGGATGTCTCTGGCCCTGCGGGCCAACCCGGACGAGCTGATGGGCATTGCCCCTCGCCACGCCGAGTCCGCCTACGCCGAGGATGTCCCGTCCGAACTGGACAACACGCCGGACATGCGGCGGCTGGTGCGCAGCCTGCGTCGGTTGCAGCGCCCCCAGATCAAGCTGATGAACCTGGTGGCGGCCGCCATCATCGATCACTGA
- a CDS encoding PAS domain S-box protein — protein MHSPLANFLRTHGDTILQEWEAEVRRLPAAQRLSQLALRDHLPQLLESIASLVAEGRTGEVGAALGLVPDMHSLERQSEGFDLRQVVKEYQVLRQCVLRLWGAQAQGGALDSMEAATLFHEAVDEAVGAAVSRYMRARERTFQALDRVSAAAIGSPDLPSLLPRLLQVLQETVPVVDTVAVMLREGDTLRVESAVGVSLEEGFRMRVGEGIAGEVAATRQPVLVRDTAKDPRVRSELLRQSGLRAAYVVPLLLDEELIGVAHMGSRSSHEFSDEDLLLFRTMAARATSLIARARAHVSAQQAREQVEQSLGQLRASEAQRKQWEEIFSHLGVGVALTSAEANVLEDVNPAFARMHGYAREELIGRPLADMVAPESRGVLVRHVAAAQSKPHHEYEAIHLRKDGSRIPVLTHVTTLRDETGKGVQRAATFLDITHRRNAEAERQRLLADIESERSRLAAVLDQLPAGVILAEAPHGRMVMGNRQVEAIIGLPFIQAEHVGEYSEYPGFHPDGQPYQPDEWPLARSLLTGEVVQGEEVEIRRPDGQRIILLNSSAPIRDRAGHITSAVVAFVDVTALRRAEAAARQAAEFGGKLIGIVSHDLRNPLNAIHLSVTQLLHSETLPARDQRAAARIAKSVDRMKRMIGELLDFTRLRLGGGIPIHPAPADIRSVLRQGVEELEAAWPERTLNLRVGPGRYDGAWDADRLAQVVSNLGGNALQYSPSEVPVLFNLVDSGERVVLEVHNGGNPIPPEAMPHLFDPFRRASSEGGGLGLGLYIVEQVVKGHGGHIEVSSTAEEGTTFRVVLPRMAAGSQSAPAA, from the coding sequence GTGCACTCACCCCTGGCAAACTTCCTCCGGACCCACGGCGACACCATTCTCCAAGAGTGGGAGGCCGAGGTGCGCCGGCTGCCCGCCGCCCAGCGCCTGTCGCAGCTCGCGCTGCGTGACCACCTGCCCCAGCTGCTGGAGAGCATCGCCTCCCTGGTAGCAGAGGGGCGCACCGGGGAGGTCGGCGCCGCGCTGGGTCTCGTCCCGGACATGCACTCCCTGGAGCGCCAGAGCGAGGGGTTCGATCTGCGGCAGGTGGTGAAGGAGTACCAGGTGCTGCGCCAGTGCGTGCTGCGGCTGTGGGGGGCCCAGGCTCAGGGCGGTGCTCTGGACTCGATGGAGGCCGCCACCCTTTTCCACGAGGCTGTGGACGAGGCCGTTGGTGCCGCCGTCAGCCGCTACATGCGCGCGCGAGAGCGCACCTTCCAGGCGCTGGATCGCGTCTCTGCCGCGGCCATTGGCAGCCCGGACCTGCCCTCGCTGCTGCCCCGGCTGCTCCAGGTGCTCCAGGAGACCGTACCCGTGGTGGACACGGTGGCGGTCATGCTGCGGGAGGGGGACACACTTCGGGTGGAGAGCGCGGTGGGGGTCTCGTTGGAGGAGGGCTTCCGCATGCGCGTGGGCGAGGGGATCGCTGGCGAGGTGGCCGCCACGCGCCAGCCCGTGCTCGTGCGCGACACCGCCAAGGATCCCCGCGTGCGCAGCGAGCTGCTCCGCCAGAGCGGCCTGCGTGCCGCCTATGTCGTGCCGTTGCTCCTCGATGAGGAGCTGATCGGCGTGGCGCACATGGGCAGCCGCTCCAGCCACGAGTTCTCGGATGAGGACCTGCTGCTGTTCCGCACCATGGCGGCGCGCGCCACGTCCCTGATTGCCCGGGCGCGGGCCCATGTCAGCGCGCAGCAGGCCCGCGAGCAGGTCGAGCAGTCCCTGGGCCAGCTGCGCGCCAGCGAGGCGCAACGCAAGCAGTGGGAGGAGATCTTCAGCCACCTGGGCGTGGGCGTGGCGCTCACGAGCGCCGAGGCGAACGTGCTGGAGGACGTGAACCCGGCCTTCGCGCGGATGCACGGCTACGCGCGCGAGGAGCTGATCGGCCGGCCGCTGGCGGACATGGTCGCCCCCGAGTCGCGAGGCGTGCTGGTCCGGCACGTGGCTGCCGCCCAGTCCAAGCCCCACCACGAGTACGAGGCCATCCACCTGCGCAAGGACGGCAGCCGCATCCCCGTCCTCACGCACGTGACGACCCTGCGCGACGAGACCGGCAAGGGTGTTCAGCGCGCGGCCACCTTCCTGGACATCACCCACCGCCGCAACGCGGAGGCCGAGCGCCAGCGGCTGCTGGCGGACATCGAGTCCGAGCGCTCGCGGCTGGCGGCGGTGCTGGATCAGCTCCCGGCAGGCGTCATCCTCGCCGAGGCGCCCCATGGACGGATGGTGATGGGCAACCGGCAGGTGGAGGCCATCATCGGCCTCCCCTTCATCCAGGCCGAGCACGTGGGGGAGTACTCCGAGTACCCGGGCTTCCACCCGGACGGCCAGCCCTACCAGCCGGACGAATGGCCCCTGGCGCGCTCCCTGCTCACCGGTGAGGTGGTGCAGGGCGAGGAGGTGGAGATCCGCCGCCCCGATGGCCAGCGCATCATCCTCTTGAACTCCAGCGCGCCCATCCGGGACCGGGCGGGGCATATCACCTCGGCGGTGGTGGCGTTCGTGGACGTGACGGCGCTGCGCCGCGCCGAGGCCGCCGCGCGCCAGGCCGCCGAGTTCGGAGGGAAGCTCATCGGCATCGTCAGCCACGATCTGCGCAACCCGCTCAACGCCATCCACCTCTCCGTCACCCAGCTGCTGCACAGTGAGACGCTCCCCGCGAGGGATCAGCGCGCCGCGGCCCGCATCGCCAAGTCCGTGGACCGGATGAAGCGGATGATTGGCGAGCTGCTGGACTTCACCCGCCTGCGGCTGGGCGGCGGCATCCCCATCCACCCCGCGCCGGCGGATATTCGCTCGGTGCTGCGGCAGGGCGTGGAGGAGCTGGAGGCGGCCTGGCCCGAGCGCACCCTGAACCTGCGGGTGGGGCCGGGGCGCTACGACGGGGCCTGGGACGCGGACCGGCTGGCACAGGTGGTGAGCAACCTGGGCGGCAACGCGCTCCAATACAGCCCGTCCGAGGTGCCCGTGCTCTTCAACCTCGTGGACAGCGGGGAGCGCGTGGTGCTCGAGGTGCACAACGGGGGCAACCCCATCCCCCCCGAGGCGATGCCCCACCTGTTCGATCCGTTCCGCCGCGCCTCCTCCGAGGGCGGAGGGCTGGGGTTGGGGCTCTACATCGTCGAGCAGGTGGTGAAGGGCCACGGCGGCCACATCGAGGTGTCCTCCACCGCCGAGGAGGGGACCACCTTCCGCGTGGTGCTGCCTCGGATGGCGGCGGGCTCCCAGTCCGCTCCCGCGGCGTAG
- a CDS encoding response regulator, whose translation MAAHFRILVVEDHNDSREMLEEFLTEEGFTVETAVNGLQALERLRLAPRPDLVLLDLMMPVMTGWDLMARVAEEPTLWGLPVIVVSGAGSTRPVPHNVLTSIPKPLDLHLLMDTISRLQDLQDAPAPALAVAAAGR comes from the coding sequence ATGGCGGCGCACTTCCGTATCCTCGTCGTGGAGGATCACAACGACAGCCGGGAGATGCTGGAGGAGTTCCTCACGGAAGAGGGCTTCACGGTCGAGACGGCGGTCAACGGGCTGCAGGCGCTGGAGCGGCTGCGGCTCGCGCCCCGGCCCGACTTGGTGCTGTTGGATTTGATGATGCCGGTGATGACGGGCTGGGACTTGATGGCGCGGGTGGCCGAGGAGCCCACGTTGTGGGGCCTGCCGGTCATCGTTGTGTCGGGCGCGGGCTCCACGCGGCCCGTCCCGCACAACGTGCTCACCTCCATCCCCAAGCCGTTGGATCTCCACCTGCTGATGGACACCATCTCGCGCCTGCAAGACCTGCAAGACGCGCCTGCTCCCGCCTTGGCCGTGGCTGCCGCGGGCCGCTAG